One Lachnospiraceae bacterium C1.1 genomic region harbors:
- the rplU gene encoding 50S ribosomal protein L21 — protein sequence MYAIIATGGKQYKVSEGDVIFVEKLDAEKDSAVTFDQVLAIGGDKLAVGSEVANASVSAKVVDQVKGKKVIVYHYKRKTGYHKKNGHRQAYTKVQIEKINA from the coding sequence ATGTACGCAATTATTGCAACAGGCGGAAAACAGTACAAGGTTTCGGAGGGCGATGTTATTTTCGTAGAAAAGCTCGATGCCGAGAAGGATAGTGCTGTTACGTTTGATCAGGTTCTTGCAATTGGCGGTGATAAGCTTGCAGTAGGCAGTGAAGTTGCTAATGCATCTGTTTCAGCTAAGGTTGTTGATCAGGTTAAAGGCAAAAAAGTCATTGTTTACCACTACAAGAGAAAGACCGGCTACCACAAGAAGAATGGTCACAGACAAGCATACACAAAAGTACAGATCGAAAAGATTAACGCTTAA
- a CDS encoding ribonuclease E/G, with protein sequence MKNKYLISEYKNKRFCAIYEDDIPVEFIFIENSDYTVGSIYIGHVESIIKNLNAAFVDLGNGIKGYLPLKTPDSVKAGTDITVQIEKEAIKSKEIRLTEDISIGGKFLAISKGRPGIGISRKISSEEVRNRLKRAFEEFIENDPDLNKFFAGKEHGMVVRTAAAEADFEEIKTELVSIVDVFRKTVDFAENRTCHSCLYKPLAEYLLRIRDSKSEIERIVTDLPDIYDECRSVFDDSKEIIDALALYEDEMLPLIKLYSIEAVFEEALHKKVWMRSGGFLVIEPTEALTVIDVNSGKNIKGKNKQKLIFETNKEAVYETARQLRLRNISGIIIIDFINMADENYKVEIISEIKRVLKKDSVQTRFIDFTPLGLAEVTREKIHRPLWENLRI encoded by the coding sequence TTGAAAAATAAATATCTGATAAGTGAATACAAGAATAAGCGCTTTTGTGCAATATATGAGGATGATATTCCGGTAGAATTCATATTTATTGAAAATTCGGATTATACTGTTGGCAGCATTTATATAGGTCATGTAGAGTCCATTATAAAAAATCTAAATGCCGCCTTTGTTGACCTTGGTAACGGAATAAAGGGATATCTGCCTTTGAAAACGCCTGACAGTGTCAAAGCCGGAACTGATATAACGGTACAGATCGAGAAAGAAGCTATAAAATCGAAAGAGATTCGACTTACTGAAGATATTTCGATCGGAGGAAAATTTCTTGCAATTTCAAAGGGACGTCCGGGAATCGGAATCTCAAGAAAAATTTCATCTGAAGAAGTCAGAAACAGGCTGAAAAGAGCTTTTGAAGAATTTATAGAAAACGATCCTGATTTAAATAAATTTTTTGCAGGTAAGGAACACGGGATGGTTGTCCGTACTGCGGCTGCAGAGGCTGATTTTGAAGAGATAAAGACGGAGCTTGTCAGTATTGTTGATGTTTTCAGGAAAACAGTTGATTTTGCAGAAAACAGAACCTGTCATTCCTGTCTTTATAAACCTCTCGCAGAATATCTGTTAAGAATTAGGGATTCAAAGTCTGAGATAGAGAGAATAGTTACAGACCTTCCGGATATTTATGATGAATGCAGGAGTGTATTTGATGATTCGAAAGAAATAATTGATGCTTTGGCGTTATATGAAGATGAAATGTTGCCATTAATAAAGCTATACAGCATAGAAGCTGTTTTTGAAGAGGCGCTTCATAAAAAAGTATGGATGAGATCAGGAGGCTTTCTGGTAATTGAACCAACTGAAGCACTTACAGTTATAGACGTGAACAGCGGGAAGAATATTAAAGGAAAAAATAAACAGAAACTTATTTTTGAAACAAATAAGGAGGCTGTTTATGAAACTGCAAGACAGCTCAGATTAAGAAATATTTCCGGGATAATCATTATTGATTTTATAAATATGGCAGATGAGAATTATAAGGTAGAAATTATATCCGAAATAAAAAGAGTTTTGAAAAAAGACAGTGTTCAGACCAGGTTTATAGATTTTACACCGCTTGGCTTGGCGGAAGTTACAAGAGAAAAGATACACAGACCTCTTTGGGAAAATCTGCGGATTTAA
- the hisB gene encoding imidazoleglycerol-phosphate dehydratase HisB produces the protein MNRNVFKQRTTRETDISVKLDLDGSGKSDIDTGVAFFDHMLEGFARHGFFDLELKCKGDIEVDCHHTVEDCGIVLGSAIAEAVGDKKGIKRFGHFILPMDDALVLSAVDLSGRPYLDFKVDFKNEKCGAMDSDLFNEFFYALSYSSMMNIHIQKLAGENDHHIAEAAFKSFAKSLDMAVSFDERITDVLSTKGSL, from the coding sequence ATGAACAGAAATGTATTTAAGCAAAGGACTACCCGAGAAACGGATATTAGTGTAAAATTAGATTTAGATGGAAGCGGAAAATCTGACATTGATACAGGCGTAGCTTTTTTTGACCATATGCTTGAAGGATTTGCACGTCATGGTTTTTTTGATCTTGAATTAAAATGTAAGGGCGACATAGAAGTAGACTGTCACCATACTGTTGAGGACTGCGGAATTGTTCTGGGTTCTGCAATTGCCGAAGCAGTCGGTGATAAGAAGGGCATAAAGCGTTTCGGACATTTTATACTTCCTATGGATGACGCGCTTGTGCTTTCGGCGGTGGATCTTTCCGGAAGACCATATCTTGATTTTAAGGTTGATTTTAAGAACGAAAAGTGTGGAGCTATGGATTCTGACCTCTTCAATGAATTTTTTTACGCGCTTTCATACAGTTCAATGATGAACATACACATACAAAAGCTTGCAGGAGAAAATGACCATCACATAGCGGAGGCTGCGTTTAAGTCATTTGCCAAGTCCCTTGATATGGCCGTTTCTTTTGACGAAAGAATTACAGATGTCCTTTCAACGAAAGGAAGTTTGTAA
- the hisG gene encoding ATP phosphoribosyltransferase, whose protein sequence is MRYLTFALTKGRLAEKTLELLEKKGLGCKEMEDKKSRKLIFVNEEKKLKFFLAKGPDVPTYVEHGAADIGVTGKDIIMEENRNIFEVLDLGFGKCRMCVCGPEEAREKLNHHEMIRVASKYPLIAKDYFHNKKHQTVDIIKLNGSIELAPIVGLSDVIVDIVETGATLRENGLSVLEEVCPLSARMVVNQVSMRLEAERIRKIINDLKEEI, encoded by the coding sequence TTGAGATATCTTACATTTGCCCTTACAAAGGGACGTCTTGCGGAAAAGACTCTTGAACTCCTTGAGAAAAAAGGACTCGGCTGTAAAGAGATGGAAGATAAGAAGTCGAGAAAACTTATTTTTGTAAATGAGGAGAAAAAACTTAAATTCTTCCTTGCAAAAGGACCGGATGTGCCGACTTATGTCGAGCATGGAGCTGCAGATATTGGTGTTACCGGTAAAGACATCATCATGGAGGAAAACCGTAATATTTTTGAGGTTCTTGATCTTGGCTTTGGAAAATGCAGAATGTGTGTCTGCGGTCCAGAGGAAGCAAGGGAAAAACTCAATCATCATGAGATGATTCGTGTTGCAAGTAAATATCCGCTCATAGCAAAGGATTATTTTCACAATAAAAAGCATCAGACGGTCGATATCATTAAACTTAACGGTTCTATCGAGCTTGCGCCAATTGTAGGATTGAGCGATGTTATAGTAGATATCGTTGAGACAGGTGCAACATTAAGGGAAAATGGACTCAGCGTATTGGAAGAGGTTTGTCCTTTGTCAGCGCGAATGGTTGTAAATCAGGTTTCAATGCGCCTTGAGGCTGAGAGGATCAGGAAAATAATCAATGACTTGAAAGAGGAAATATAA
- a CDS encoding TIGR03960 family B12-binding radical SAM protein — MKKTALKDEYLLEIEKPERYIGNEINAVFKEKEKVDIRFAMCFPDVYEIGMSHLGIQILYDMFNKREDVWCERVYSPWLDLDKLMRERHIPLFALESQDRIKDFDFLGITLQYEMCYTNILQILDLSGIALTASERTEEDPIVIGGGPCTYNPEPIAEFFDIFYIGEGEISYDPLFDLYKECKKAGMSRKEFLKKAANIPGIYVPQFYEAEYNEDGTIASFKPTIDGVPEVIEKQIVMNLDEVSYPEKPLVPFIRVTQDRAVLEIMRGCIRGCRFCQAGQIYRPVRERSLDFLKAKARAILDSTGQDEITLSSLSSSDYSHLGELVLWLIDNYRDKYINISLPSLRIDSFALDIMSRVQDVKKGSLTFASEAGSQRLRDVINKGITEEDIMRGSAEAFKGGWNKVKLYFMLGLPTETDEDVKAIAELANAVAANYFETVPKEDRKGIRVMVTSSASFFIPKPFTPFQWAAMNSADEFLRKAHLLGDAFKEQINKKSLKFQYHENNLSELEGLFARGDRKLSKLLKAAYKKGCLYDSWSECFDVDKWNEAIEECGVDLEFYTQRERSLDEKFPWDFIDIGVTKDFLKNQWLEAHAERVTPNCRQKCSGCGAAKFGGGVCFEQR; from the coding sequence ATGAAAAAAACAGCATTAAAGGATGAATATCTGCTTGAGATCGAAAAGCCGGAACGTTATATAGGAAACGAGATCAATGCAGTTTTTAAGGAAAAAGAAAAGGTAGATATCCGTTTTGCCATGTGTTTTCCGGATGTCTATGAAATAGGAATGTCCCATTTGGGGATACAGATCCTATATGACATGTTTAATAAGCGGGAGGACGTTTGGTGTGAAAGAGTTTATTCGCCATGGCTTGACCTGGATAAACTTATGCGTGAACGTCATATCCCGCTTTTTGCTCTTGAATCACAGGACAGGATAAAAGACTTTGATTTCCTTGGAATAACATTGCAGTATGAGATGTGCTATACAAATATCTTGCAGATATTGGATTTATCAGGAATTGCTTTAACTGCCTCTGAGAGAACAGAAGAGGATCCTATTGTTATAGGCGGAGGTCCCTGCACTTATAATCCGGAGCCGATAGCAGAATTTTTTGACATTTTCTATATAGGTGAGGGTGAAATATCTTATGATCCTCTTTTTGATCTTTATAAAGAGTGCAAAAAGGCCGGTATGAGCAGAAAAGAGTTTCTTAAAAAGGCTGCTAATATACCGGGTATTTATGTACCCCAGTTTTATGAGGCTGAATACAACGAGGATGGTACAATTGCTTCGTTTAAGCCGACGATAGATGGGGTACCTGAAGTAATTGAGAAACAAATAGTAATGAATCTTGACGAGGTGTCATATCCGGAGAAGCCTTTGGTACCTTTTATTAGAGTTACGCAGGACAGAGCTGTGCTTGAGATAATGCGTGGCTGTATCAGGGGCTGCCGATTTTGTCAGGCAGGTCAGATTTACAGACCGGTCAGAGAAAGAAGCCTGGACTTTTTGAAGGCAAAGGCTCGCGCTATACTTGATTCAACCGGACAGGATGAGATAACCCTAAGTTCACTTTCATCTTCGGATTACAGTCATCTTGGTGAACTTGTTCTCTGGCTTATTGATAATTACAGGGATAAGTATATCAATATTTCCCTGCCATCACTTAGAATAGATTCCTTTGCTCTCGATATAATGAGCAGAGTACAGGATGTAAAGAAAGGATCTCTTACATTTGCATCAGAGGCCGGATCTCAGAGACTCAGGGATGTTATAAACAAAGGAATCACCGAAGAGGATATTATGCGTGGTTCAGCTGAGGCTTTTAAGGGTGGCTGGAATAAGGTTAAACTTTATTTTATGCTCGGTCTTCCTACAGAAACAGACGAGGATGTTAAGGCTATAGCTGAGCTTGCAAATGCAGTGGCTGCAAATTATTTCGAGACAGTACCCAAAGAGGATCGTAAGGGAATAAGAGTAATGGTTACATCTTCTGCATCTTTCTTCATACCTAAACCCTTTACGCCTTTCCAGTGGGCTGCAATGAATTCAGCAGATGAATTTTTAAGAAAGGCGCATTTACTTGGTGATGCATTCAAGGAGCAGATCAATAAAAAGTCGCTTAAATTCCAATATCATGAGAATAATTTAAGCGAATTGGAGGGCCTTTTTGCCAGAGGTGACAGAAAGCTTTCCAAACTTTTGAAGGCAGCATACAAAAAGGGCTGTTTATATGATTCATGGTCTGAGTGTTTTGACGTTGATAAATGGAATGAGGCTATTGAGGAGTGTGGAGTAGATCTTGAGTTCTATACACAGAGAGAAAGAAGCCTCGATGAGAAATTCCCGTGGGATTTCATAGATATAGGAGTTACAAAGGATTTCCTTAAAAATCAGTGGCTTGAAGCGCATGCTGAAAGAGTGACGCCAAACTGCCGTCAGAAATGTTCCGGATGCGGAGCGGCTAAATTCGGAGGAGGTGTTTGCTTTGAGCAGCGATAA
- a CDS encoding Holliday junction resolvase RecU: protein MATWKSRGLRGSTLEDLINRANEKYLENHLCLIQKVPTPITPIEFDKGSRTIKLAYFDKKSTVDYIGVVQGIPVCFDAKECAVDTFTLANIHEHQVRFMEEYERQGGVSFFLIHYTGRGIFYYLRFAKLYEFWKRWEGGGRRSFRFEEIETDFIIDPRPGMPLPYLDALQTDLDRRSEIPV, encoded by the coding sequence ATGGCAACATGGAAATCAAGAGGTCTTCGGGGATCAACCCTTGAAGACCTTATAAATAGAGCAAATGAGAAATATTTAGAGAATCATCTTTGCCTCATACAGAAGGTACCCACTCCTATAACGCCTATTGAATTTGACAAGGGTTCAAGGACTATTAAACTTGCTTATTTTGATAAAAAAAGTACGGTTGATTATATCGGTGTGGTTCAGGGGATACCGGTCTGTTTTGATGCAAAGGAATGTGCGGTGGATACCTTTACTCTTGCCAATATTCATGAACATCAGGTGAGGTTCATGGAGGAATACGAAAGGCAGGGTGGGGTGTCTTTTTTTCTAATCCATTATACTGGAAGAGGGATTTTTTATTATTTAAGATTTGCAAAACTGTATGAATTCTGGAAACGATGGGAAGGTGGAGGCCGCAGGAGTTTCAGGTTTGAAGAGATTGAAACAGATTTTATAATCGATCCGAGACCGGGAATGCCATTGCCTTATTTGGATGCTTTGCAGACTGACCTTGACAGACGCAGTGAAATCCCTGTATAA
- the hisD gene encoding histidinol dehydrogenase: MRILELNDKIKNNILENMLKRSPSSYREHEETVREIIANVRKDGDKAIFAYAEKFDGVSLNADNFRVSEEEIKEALSEVGDELLGVMKRSMENIRAFHEKQVRQSFFTTKEDGSILGQRITPIARVGVYVPGGKAVYPSSVLMNVVPALVAGVPEIVMTTPCGKDGKINANVLAAAHILGIKEIYKTGGAQAIAALAFGTESIAKADKIVGPGNIFVALAKREVYGHVSIDSIAGPSEIMVLADETANAHFVAADLLSQAEHDEMASSILVTNSEKLAKEVSDEIDGYLKKLSRSQIIEKSLVNYGYALVAASMDEAIDVVNEIASEHLEIVTANPWETMTKVKNAGAIFLGSYSSEPLGDYFAGPNHVLPTNGTAKFFSPLSVDDFIKKSSVISYSKEALEKVHKDIEAFAKAEGLTAHANSIAVRFE, translated from the coding sequence ATCAGAATCCTTGAACTTAATGACAAAATAAAAAATAATATTCTTGAAAATATGCTTAAAAGAAGCCCTTCCAGCTACAGAGAACATGAAGAGACTGTTAGGGAGATCATCGCCAATGTCAGAAAAGATGGTGATAAGGCAATTTTTGCATATGCTGAGAAATTTGACGGTGTAAGTCTAAACGCTGATAATTTCAGAGTCAGTGAAGAAGAAATTAAAGAGGCTCTTTCGGAAGTCGGAGATGAACTTTTGGGAGTAATGAAGCGCTCAATGGAAAACATCAGGGCATTTCATGAAAAACAGGTTCGCCAGAGCTTTTTTACTACAAAAGAAGACGGAAGTATTCTGGGACAGAGAATTACTCCGATAGCAAGAGTTGGTGTATACGTTCCAGGCGGTAAGGCAGTTTATCCTTCTTCAGTTCTCATGAATGTCGTTCCTGCACTTGTTGCCGGGGTTCCTGAAATCGTAATGACAACACCCTGTGGAAAGGACGGTAAGATCAACGCAAATGTCCTTGCGGCAGCGCACATCCTAGGAATCAAGGAAATATACAAGACAGGCGGAGCTCAGGCAATAGCAGCACTTGCGTTTGGAACAGAGAGTATTGCAAAGGCTGATAAGATTGTTGGTCCCGGAAACATTTTTGTTGCTTTGGCCAAAAGAGAGGTTTATGGTCACGTAAGCATAGATTCGATAGCAGGCCCTTCTGAGATAATGGTTCTTGCTGATGAAACAGCAAATGCTCATTTTGTGGCTGCTGATCTTTTAAGCCAGGCAGAACATGATGAGATGGCCTCCTCGATACTTGTGACAAATTCAGAAAAACTTGCGAAAGAAGTATCAGATGAGATAGATGGATACCTGAAAAAATTAAGCAGAAGTCAGATCATTGAAAAATCATTAGTAAATTATGGCTATGCTCTTGTTGCTGCTTCGATGGATGAAGCAATAGATGTTGTAAATGAGATTGCATCCGAACATTTGGAAATTGTAACGGCCAATCCATGGGAAACAATGACAAAGGTTAAGAATGCAGGAGCTATTTTCCTTGGCAGTTATTCGTCAGAACCGCTTGGTGATTATTTTGCCGGTCCTAATCATGTGCTTCCGACAAATGGTACTGCAAAATTCTTCTCACCGCTTTCAGTGGATGATTTTATAAAGAAATCTTCGGTAATTTCTTATTCAAAAGAAGCATTGGAAAAAGTACATAAGGACATAGAGGCTTTTGCAAAGGCTGAGGGACTTACAGCCCATGCGAATTCAATAGCTGTGAGGTTTGAGTAA
- a CDS encoding ribosomal-processing cysteine protease Prp, translating into MIRVNVYKSGKGKIRGFKCLGHAEYADAGEDIVCAAVSMLVINTINSIQTFLPDEHITVKNDQESGLIECNFENEPSDQAALLLNSMLLGLKSVEENYQGNYLKIEK; encoded by the coding sequence ATGATTCGTGTAAATGTCTATAAAAGCGGTAAGGGGAAAATAAGAGGATTCAAATGTCTGGGTCATGCAGAATATGCAGACGCGGGCGAGGATATAGTCTGCGCGGCAGTGTCGATGCTTGTTATAAATACTATAAACAGCATTCAGACCTTTCTGCCGGACGAGCATATAACTGTTAAGAATGACCAGGAGAGCGGACTTATCGAATGCAATTTCGAAAATGAACCCTCTGACCAGGCTGCTTTACTATTAAATTCCATGCTACTCGGATTAAAAAGTGTGGAAGAAAATTATCAGGGTAATTACCTGAAGATAGAAAAATGA
- the hisZ gene encoding ATP phosphoribosyltransferase regulatory subunit: MKTNSLLHTPEGVRDIYGDELQRKLSLEEKLRETIRSFGYNDIETPSFEYFDIYSKEIGTTPSKEIYKFFDSENNTLALRPDFTPGVVRSAVKYFMEDELPIKLVYLGNTFSNRSDLQGKLKEITELGVEHLGNASADADAEMIYMAVCLLRTAGLKDFQICLGTEEYFRGLCEAAGLENEDRADLSEHIRNKNYFGTMDFIESLDIKDNVKNALAAFSDFAGDVEILDSAYELAKGIKRSEAAIERLKNVYDLLKIYGVENYVSFDLGMLSKREYYTGIVFRAYTFGTGDAIIRGGRYDNLLVKFGKDVAATGFTVVIDELMNTLSAQHIDISLDLKRAIVAYDEKSLAEALRLCEELRADGVDTEMLSIAFSEEKLKMRAKNLGNAKLYFVIDGERKEEEL, from the coding sequence GTGAAAACAAATAGTTTATTACATACTCCGGAGGGCGTTCGTGATATATATGGGGATGAGCTTCAGAGAAAACTTAGTCTTGAGGAAAAACTTAGGGAAACGATCAGAAGTTTTGGCTACAACGATATAGAGACTCCTTCGTTTGAGTATTTTGATATTTATTCAAAGGAAATAGGCACAACACCTTCGAAGGAAATCTATAAATTTTTTGACAGTGAAAATAATACCCTGGCGCTTCGGCCTGACTTTACTCCGGGCGTTGTACGTTCAGCTGTTAAATATTTTATGGAAGATGAGCTTCCTATCAAACTTGTTTATCTTGGTAATACATTTTCAAACAGATCCGATCTGCAGGGTAAATTAAAGGAAATAACTGAGCTTGGAGTTGAACATTTGGGAAACGCTTCAGCAGATGCAGATGCAGAAATGATCTATATGGCAGTATGTCTTTTAAGGACTGCCGGTCTTAAGGATTTTCAGATCTGTCTTGGCACAGAGGAATATTTCAGAGGACTTTGTGAGGCAGCAGGACTTGAGAACGAAGACAGAGCTGATCTAAGTGAGCACATTCGAAATAAGAATTATTTCGGAACAATGGACTTTATTGAGTCTCTTGATATCAAGGATAACGTAAAAAATGCACTGGCTGCTTTTTCTGATTTCGCAGGAGATGTTGAAATACTTGATTCTGCCTATGAGCTTGCTAAGGGAATAAAGAGAAGCGAAGCGGCAATTGAGAGACTTAAGAATGTATATGATCTTTTGAAGATCTATGGTGTTGAAAATTATGTAAGCTTTGATCTGGGAATGCTTTCAAAGAGAGAGTATTATACCGGAATAGTTTTCAGGGCTTATACATTTGGAACCGGTGATGCGATCATCAGAGGCGGAAGATATGATAATCTTCTCGTAAAATTTGGTAAGGATGTTGCAGCTACAGGATTCACAGTTGTCATAGATGAACTTATGAATACTTTAAGTGCACAGCATATAGATATCAGTCTTGATCTTAAAAGAGCTATCGTTGCCTATGATGAAAAATCTCTTGCAGAAGCCCTTAGGCTTTGCGAAGAACTAAGGGCGGACGGAGTTGATACTGAAATGCTGAGCATAGCTTTTTCAGAGGAAAAACTGAAAATGCGGGCTAAAAACCTAGGCAATGCAAAGCTTTATTTTGTAATAGATGGAGAGCGAAAGGAGGAGGAGCTTTGA
- the rpmA gene encoding 50S ribosomal protein L27, which translates to MLNMNLQFFAHKKGVGSTKNGRDSESKRLGAKRADGQFVKAGNILYRQRGTHIHPGKNVGRGGDDTLFAKIDGICRFERVGRYRTQASVYAVEQAAE; encoded by the coding sequence ATGTTAAATATGAACCTTCAGTTCTTCGCTCATAAAAAGGGAGTAGGATCAACCAAGAACGGTCGTGATTCTGAGTCCAAGAGATTAGGTGCGAAGAGAGCAGACGGCCAGTTCGTTAAGGCTGGAAATATTCTTTACAGACAGCGTGGAACCCATATTCACCCGGGTAAGAACGTCGGTAGAGGCGGAGATGATACACTTTTCGCTAAGATTGACGGAATCTGCAGATTTGAGAGAGTAGGCAGATATCGTACTCAGGCTAGCGTATACGCAGTAGAGCAGGCAGCTGAATAA
- a CDS encoding TIGR03936 family radical SAM-associated protein: MSSDNIKLRVKFSKHGLMKYIGHLDCMRYFQKLIRRTGVDIAYSAGFSPHQIMSFAQPLGVGLESEGEYMDIEVRSAMSSKEMIDQMNSAQAEGMKVVDVVRLPEKCGNAMASVAIAEYLVSFREDKKPQFDISSSIEKFNASDEIIIEKKTKKGSRELNLKEFVYKIEVKDDEKIFMRLCAGSGTNIKPGLVIGELYAMNGDSGFDDEDILVTRLDLFDSEGKALIEAGEHF, from the coding sequence TTGAGCAGCGATAATATTAAGTTAAGAGTAAAGTTTTCAAAGCATGGTCTTATGAAGTATATAGGTCACCTTGACTGTATGAGATATTTTCAGAAGCTAATAAGACGAACAGGAGTAGATATTGCATATTCGGCAGGATTTTCTCCGCATCAGATCATGTCCTTTGCCCAGCCTCTCGGAGTTGGACTCGAGAGTGAGGGTGAGTACATGGATATCGAAGTAAGATCTGCTATGAGCTCGAAAGAAATGATCGATCAGATGAATTCGGCTCAGGCAGAGGGTATGAAGGTCGTAGATGTCGTCAGGCTTCCGGAAAAATGCGGAAACGCAATGGCCAGCGTTGCAATAGCGGAATATTTAGTATCATTCAGAGAGGATAAAAAACCTCAATTTGATATTTCATCATCAATAGAAAAGTTTAATGCATCTGATGAGATAATCATTGAAAAAAAGACAAAGAAGGGTTCCAGAGAGCTTAACTTAAAAGAATTCGTATATAAGATAGAAGTTAAAGATGACGAAAAAATCTTTATGAGGTTATGTGCAGGCAGCGGAACCAATATTAAACCCGGACTTGTGATCGGAGAATTATATGCAATGAATGGAGATTCGGGTTTTGATGATGAGGATATTCTGGTGACAAGACTGGATTTATTTGATTCGGAGGGAAAGGCTCTTATAGAGGCCGGAGAACATTTTTGA
- the hisIE gene encoding bifunctional phosphoribosyl-AMP cyclohydrolase/phosphoribosyl-ATP diphosphatase HisIE, protein MDYKQIVPSIFLKNGEAVSWPDKDERVTDDPVQLALNYANYGADSIIVFDLAEDSHGHAINIGVIRNICRNVDIPVIGSGNVGRLEDIKRMIYAGCYKACLNFTRRVDTNLTEDAGRRFGREHIAIAVDNVRQLEAGTIQIKNYVSEIILIGSFDLELCTEWVTKNCTKNVNPINMGLVPVFSNKSFHDAAAVLRSYDITGISGGELNCNYKEFMNFKRQCKGLGVSVDSFESKLSWSDFKLNSDGMVPVIVQDYKNNEVLMLAYMNEKAYDATVQSGIMTYWSRSRNELWVKGDTSGHYQYVKSLTADCDTDTILAKVYQVGAACHTGSRSCFFNEMLSKNFDKSNPMEVFNQVYRKICESSEAPGSDSYTNYMFDKGIDKLLKKLGEECTEIIVAAKNPDPEEIKYSMADWLYNAMILMSEKGVTWEDVAREVAHR, encoded by the coding sequence ATGGATTACAAACAGATCGTGCCAAGCATATTCCTGAAAAACGGAGAGGCTGTTTCCTGGCCGGATAAGGATGAAAGAGTTACTGATGATCCTGTTCAGCTGGCACTTAATTATGCAAATTATGGTGCTGACAGTATCATAGTTTTCGATTTAGCAGAGGATTCTCATGGTCATGCCATAAATATAGGCGTGATAAGGAATATATGCAGAAATGTGGATATTCCGGTTATCGGTTCCGGAAACGTAGGACGTCTCGAAGATATAAAGAGAATGATATATGCGGGATGTTACAAGGCCTGTCTTAATTTTACAAGAAGGGTGGATACCAATCTTACAGAAGATGCGGGAAGACGTTTCGGACGAGAGCATATTGCAATTGCCGTTGATAATGTCAGGCAGCTTGAAGCAGGAACCATACAGATCAAAAATTATGTCAGTGAGATCATTCTTATAGGAAGTTTTGACCTGGAACTTTGTACAGAATGGGTTACAAAGAATTGCACAAAAAATGTAAATCCTATTAATATGGGGCTTGTACCTGTTTTCAGCAATAAAAGCTTTCATGATGCAGCAGCGGTTCTCAGAAGTTATGATATAACAGGAATTTCCGGCGGAGAATTGAACTGCAATTATAAGGAATTTATGAATTTTAAGAGACAGTGCAAGGGTCTCGGAGTTTCGGTAGATTCTTTTGAAAGCAAGTTAAGCTGGAGTGATTTTAAGCTTAATTCAGATGGGATGGTACCGGTAATCGTACAGGATTATAAAAATAATGAAGTCCTTATGCTTGCATATATGAACGAGAAGGCGTATGATGCTACAGTACAAAGCGGTATAATGACATATTGGAGCAGAAGCCGCAATGAACTTTGGGTAAAGGGCGATACATCAGGACATTATCAGTATGTCAAGAGCCTTACAGCTGACTGTGATACTGACACGATCCTGGCTAAGGTATATCAGGTCGGAGCCGCATGTCATACAGGTTCAAGATCATGCTTCTTTAATGAAATGCTTTCTAAGAATTTTGATAAATCAAATCCAATGGAAGTTTTCAATCAGGTTTATAGAAAAATCTGTGAATCAAGTGAGGCACCGGGAAGTGATTCCTATACAAACTATATGTTTGACAAAGGAATTGATAAGCTTCTAAAAAAACTTGGTGAGGAATGTACAGAAATAATTGTTGCAGCCAAGAATCCCGATCCTGAGGAAATAAAGTACAGTATGGCTGACTGGCTCTATAATGCAATGATCCTCATGAGCGAAAAAGGCGTTACATGGGAAGATGTTGCCAGAGAAGTCGCACACCGTTAA